A portion of the Pan troglodytes isolate AG18354 chromosome 10, NHGRI_mPanTro3-v2.0_pri, whole genome shotgun sequence genome contains these proteins:
- the LOC134807535 gene encoding uncharacterized protein LOC134807535: MRSPGSRQCLSLHASPQAEGAGSGLSQPRGGLSRSSGGLKGSLSAARVGSEAKEAPRVSEGCKGSQHAVASQYLMKTPSLPGELHGENCPHDTVTSHQEEWWEKREAEKTSKKGVECRSRPGVGGAGRPDAARLLAQECAVQLAGRGRSAAGAVWSAAGAGQRTAGAEQAAAAGRTRRRAPERRGRGVSGHDPSHRAPRPSRAASAFSARASAPLGSLPAPGSLPPSLPPSSPSLLSWDCLELRTASLPRHFPRGGRARASFGTPGSRIPALRLVPYKLLRAPPAAVGAAAVPLLEVVSWHPRGRRKEEEAAAGALVGGLR; the protein is encoded by the exons atgcgcagccccggttcccgccagtgcctctccctccacGCCTCCCCCCAAGCCGAGGGAGCGGGCTccggcctcagccagcccagaggAGGGCTCTCTCGGtccagcggcgggctgaagggctccttaagcgcggccagagtgggctCCGAGGCCAAGGAGGCACCGAGAGTCAGCGAGGGCTGCAAGGGCAGCCAGCATGCTGTCGCCTCTCAATATCTTATGAAAACTCCTTCATTACCAGGAGAAttgcatggggaaaactgcccccatgatacagtcacctcccaccag GAAGAGtggtgggagaagagagaggcGGAGAAGACAAGCAAGAAGGGCGTGGAGTGCCGTTCCCGCCCCGGAGTCGGAGGCGCCGGGAGGCCGGACGCCGCGAGGCTGCTAGCCCAGGAATGTGCGGTCCAACTCGCCGGCCGCGGGCGGAGCGCGGCGGGCGCGGTGTGGTCTGCGGCGGGTGCGGGGCAGAGGACGGCTGGCGCAGAGCAGGCTGCAGCGGCGGGCCGGACGCGACGCCGCGCACCTGAGCGCCGGGGGCGGGGCGTCAGCGGCCACGACCCTTCCCACCGCGCGCCGCGCCCCTCGCGCGCCGCCTCGGCCTTTTCCGCTCGTGCTTCGGCGCCGCTCGGCTCCCTTCCCGcccctggctccctccctccctccctccctccttcttctccctccctcctgtcctgGGATTGCCTGGAGCTCCGCACCGCGAGTTTGCCGCGGCACTTTCCGCGCGGCGGAAGAGCGCGCGCCAGCTTCGGCACACCTGGGAGCCGGATCCCAGCCCTACGCCTCGTCCCCTACAAGCTCCTCCGAG CCCCGCCGGCTGCTGTGGGAGCGGCGGCCGTCCCTCTCCTGGAGGTCGTCTCCTGGCATCCTCGGGGCcgcaggaaggaagaggaggcagcGGCCGGAGCCCTGGTGGGCGGCCTGAGGTGA